The Microcebus murinus isolate Inina chromosome 1, M.murinus_Inina_mat1.0, whole genome shotgun sequence genome includes a region encoding these proteins:
- the IL12A gene encoding interleukin-12 subunit alpha isoform X1 — MWLAGSASQTPPSPAVATGPHPAARSVSAQCRLSMCPPRSLLLVASLVLLDHLSLARSLPRTTPGPEMFQFLQHSQNLLGAVSTMLQKANQTLEFYSCTSEEIDHEDITKDKTNTVWACLPLELTKNESCLASRETSFISSGSSLTSREASFMKTQCLSSIYEDLKMYQVEFKAMNAKLLMDPKRQISLDQNMLAVIDDLMQMSQKHTPRPQLQETQAIIPSAGF; from the exons ATGTGGCTGGCCGGGTCAGCCTCCCAGACACCGCCCTCACCTGCTGTGGCCACAGGTCCGCATCCAGCCGCCCGCTCCGTGTCCGCGCAGTGCCGGCTCAGCATGTGTCCCCCGCGCA GCCTCCTGCTCGTGGCCTCCCTAGTCCTCCTGGACCACCTCAGCTTGGCCAGGAGCCTCCCCAGGACCACGCCAGGCCCAGAAATGTTCCAGTTCCTTCAGCATTCCCAAAACCTGCTGGGAGCTGTCAGCACCATGCTGCAGAAG GCCAACCAAACCCTAGAATTTTACTCCTGCACTTCTGAAGAGATTGATCATGAAGATATCACAAAAGATAAAACCAACACAGTGTGGGCCTGTTTACCACTAGAATTAACCAAG aatGAGAGTTGCCTGGCTTCCAGAGAGACCTCTTTCATAAGT agtgGGAGTTCCCTGACCTCCAGAGAGGCTTCTTTCATGAAG ACCCAGTGCCTTAGCAGTATCTATGAGGACTTGAAGATGTACCAGGTGGAGTTCAAGGCCATGAATGCAAAGCTTTTGATGGATCCTAAGAGGCAGATCTCTCTAGATCAAAACATGCTGGCAGTTATTGATGACCTCATGCAG ATGTCTCAGAAACACACTCCTAGACCGCAGCTTCAAGAGACCCAAGCAATCATCCCGTCTGCTGGTTTCTAA
- the IL12A gene encoding interleukin-12 subunit alpha isoform X2, which translates to MWLAGSASQTPPSPAVATGPHPAARSVSAQCRLSMCPPRSLLLVASLVLLDHLSLARSLPRTTPGPEMFQFLQHSQNLLGAVSTMLQKANQTLEFYSCTSEEIDHEDITKDKTNTVWACLPLELTKNESCLASRETSFISSGSSLTSREASFMKTQCLSSIYEDLKMYQVEFKAMNAKLLMDPKRQISLDQNMLAVIDDLMQALNFNNETVPQNSSLEELDFYKTKMKLCILLHAFRIRVVTIDRVMSYLNSS; encoded by the exons ATGTGGCTGGCCGGGTCAGCCTCCCAGACACCGCCCTCACCTGCTGTGGCCACAGGTCCGCATCCAGCCGCCCGCTCCGTGTCCGCGCAGTGCCGGCTCAGCATGTGTCCCCCGCGCA GCCTCCTGCTCGTGGCCTCCCTAGTCCTCCTGGACCACCTCAGCTTGGCCAGGAGCCTCCCCAGGACCACGCCAGGCCCAGAAATGTTCCAGTTCCTTCAGCATTCCCAAAACCTGCTGGGAGCTGTCAGCACCATGCTGCAGAAG GCCAACCAAACCCTAGAATTTTACTCCTGCACTTCTGAAGAGATTGATCATGAAGATATCACAAAAGATAAAACCAACACAGTGTGGGCCTGTTTACCACTAGAATTAACCAAG aatGAGAGTTGCCTGGCTTCCAGAGAGACCTCTTTCATAAGT agtgGGAGTTCCCTGACCTCCAGAGAGGCTTCTTTCATGAAG ACCCAGTGCCTTAGCAGTATCTATGAGGACTTGAAGATGTACCAGGTGGAGTTCAAGGCCATGAATGCAAAGCTTTTGATGGATCCTAAGAGGCAGATCTCTCTAGATCAAAACATGCTGGCAGTTATTGATGACCTCATGCAG GCCCTGAATTTCAACAATGAGACTGTGCCACAAAACTCCTCCCTTGAAGAACtggatttttataaaactaaaatgaagCTCTGCATACTTCTTCATGCTTTTAGAATTCGTGTGGTGACTATAGATAGAGTGATGAGCTATCTGAATTCTTCCTAA